TATGGAACAGAATTACCAGATTATGTAGCCCCGGCTCCTCGAAAGCCTAAGAAAGATGTAGAGGATACCAAGCCAGAAGAAGAGGAAACACCATTACTTTTTGAGGTAAATACTATTTCAACAACACTTGTTGTTGAAGAAAGAGGCGGTACGATATATGTTTTTATTCCTCCAACAGAATACCTCGAACACTATTTGGATTTGATAGCCTCGGTAGAAACTACAGCCGAAAAACTTCAAATGCCTGTTAGAATAGAAGGCTATACGCCGCCATCAGACTACAGATTACAGAAATTGGTGGTATCGCCCGACCCAGGGGTAATAGAAGTAAATATTCATCCTTCTAAAACATGGCAAGAGCTGGTCGATAATGTATCGGCATTGTATGAAGAAGCATTTTTGTCGAGATTAGGCACTGAAAAGTTTATGGTCGATGGGCGTCATACTGGCACTGGTGGGGGCAATCATGTAACCATCGGAGGTGCGAAACCATCGGATAGCCCAATTTTACGCCGTCCTGATTTGTTACGTAGTTTATTAACCTACTGGCAGCATCATCCTGTATTGAGTTATTTGTTTGCAGGGTCGTTTATTGGGCCAACGAGCCAAGCTCCAAGAATGGATGAAGGACGAGATGAACGACTTTATGAGGTAGAAATAGCATTTGACCAAATTCCAGAAGGAGAAGATGTACCGTTTTGGATGGTAGACAGAATTTTTAGAAATCTTTTAGTTGATATTACAGGTAATACTCATCGAACAGAATTTTGTATCGACAAACTGTATTCTCCTGATTCATCGACAGGTCGATTGGGTATTTTAGAATTTAGGGCGTTCGATATGCCACCACATAAGCACATGAATTTGGTGCAGAATTTGTTGGTAAGGGCTCTTATTGCCAAATTCTGGAAACAGCCTTATAAAAAGAAATTGATTCGCTGGGGAACAGAATTACACGATAGATTCCTCTTACCACATTTTGCCTATTTGGATATGGTAGATGTTGTAAATGACTTAAAAGATGCTGGCTATGATTTCGATATTTCGTGGTTTGACCCATTCTTTGAGTTCCGTTTCCCTCATCATGGAGGCGTTTCGGTCGACAATATTCAGCTAGAACTAAGACTAGGTATAGAACCTTGGCACGTTTTGGGCGAAGAACTTTCTAATTCGGGAACAGCCCGATTTGTGGATTCTTCTTTGGAAAGGCTACAAGTAAAAGTATCAGGTTTTGTCCAAGAACGTCATATTTTGATATGTAATGGCTGTCGTGTACCGCTCAGAAGCACAGGTATCAAAGGTGAATATGTAGCGGGTATTCGGTACAAAGCATGGAATCCGCCGTCGGCGTTGCATCCTACTGTAGGTGTGGATGCCCCACTGATATTTGATATTGTAGATACTTGGAATAACCGTGTTTTGGGTGGATGTACCTATTTTGTGTCGCACCCGGGCGGACGAAGCTTTGATACTTATCCAATCAATAGCTACGAGGCCGAATCTCGCAGAATTAGCCGATTCTGGGGCTTTGGACATACTCCGTCGATTGACAACCAAATACCTATTCCTGTCAAATTCAATACAACTCCTTCTCGATTTGTAGCTGAAAATAAAAAAGACCTGAAAATAGATACCCCAATCGAACTCGTAAATCCTGAATATCCGAATACCTTAGATTTACGAAGATTTTGGAAAGGTAGATGATAGGTAGGGTGTAGAATTATGAGGGCTTAGTTTTGAAAATAAATATCAAAGCTGTAGAGATAAAAATACCATGGGTTTTGTACCCTGATGTTTTTGTCTCTACAGGTATTTTAGGCATAGCTTTGGAAAGAAATAAAATCATATAAATTGAATAGCTATGGTGTTGGTGAAGGTTCTCAATAGGGCTATTTTTTTGCTTATAAATCCAATAATTAGCACCTAATTATGCAGTAATACTACATTTAGCCTATAGCCAATTCCATTTTTTCGGGCATAAATACTTACATTTATTGCTCGATAAATGTAACTTCTGTTTTGATAATACCAAAGTAACCCTTATTTGAAACTCGTATTCTTCATCTCAACAGCAAATTACCTATCGTATTCTTTTGACGTATTTATTGGCCATTCGTCCACAAACACTTAAAAAATGATTACAGATACTACAGATAGCTTATTGAAGTCATACCAGCAATTGATAGATTCTTACGATGAAATTTTGGATGCCTCAGGGCAGGTAAAGCCTCATTGGAGAACCCTATTTGCTACGCTAGAAAAGTTGGGAATGAAAGAGCTAACCGTACGTAATCAGGAAATTATCAATAAGCTTCGTGAAAACGGGGTAACCTACAATGTGTACGAAAGCCCTGACGGTCTTAATCGCCCTTGGCAACTAGACCCGATTCCTTTTTTGCTAGAAAAAAACGAATGGGATACTATTTCAAAAGGCTTGCAACAACGGGCTATTTTATTAGACCTGATGTTGAAGGATATTTATGGCCCCCAACACCTCATTAAAGAAGGGATTTTGCCTGCTGAGCTAATTTATGACAATACGGGCTTTTTTAGACCCTGTAATGACTTAAAATTACCATCCGAAAAACAATTAATTTTGTATGCTACCGATATTGCTCGTGGCCCCGATGGCCGTATGTGGGTAGTAGACAACCGAACACAAGCACCTTCGGGCTCGGGTTATGCCCTCGAAAACCGTAGTGTCATGAGTAAAATTTTGCCCGAATTAACCGAAGGAATGTTTGTAAGCCGATTGTCGCCTTTTTTCACAAGTTTACAACAACAGGTTTCTGCCTTGTCAAACCGTACCAAAGAACACCCCAATATCGTGTATCTTACGCCAGGGCCAAACAACGAAACCTATTTTGAACATGCTTATTTGGCTTCGTATTTAGGCTATACATTGGTACAGGGCGACGATTTGGTGGTACGTGATGGTTTTGTTTGGCTCAAATCAATAGACGGTCTCGAACGAGTGGACGTTATTATCAGAAGGGTAGATGACGAATGGTGCGACCCACTCGAATTACGAGAAGATTCTCGCTTGGGTGTTCCGGGTTTGTTACAGGCTATTCGTTCTGGCAATGTTACAGTATTGAACCCTCCGGGGGCGAGTGTCCTTGAAAATAGTGCTTTGTTGTCGTTTATGCACAATGCTTGTCGTTTTTTGCTAAACGAAGAACTCCTCATGCCTTCAATTGCAACATGGTGGTGTGGGCAACCAAACGAACTACAGTTTGTCCTCAACAACTTGCCACGTTTGATTGTTAAAAAAGCCAATCGCAAGCAGGTATTTCGTTCTGTTTATGGAAGAATGCTTAATAAAGAGCAGCTTGCCAATTTGAAGAATCAAATCCTAAAGGCACCGCACGAATATGTAGCACAGGAAGAAATAAGCCTTTCTACAACACCCTCGTTGGTCAATGGTAATATTGAACCAAGGTTGGCGGCTCTTAGAGCTTATTTGGTTGCCAATGGCAACGAATATCAAGTTATGCAAGGAGGGCTTACACGAAGCTCGGCCGAAAAAGGCCGTTTTGTAGTATCAAATCAACATGGAGGCTTGTCAAAGGACACATGGATTGTGTCGGATACCGAGCCGGTACAAAAAGATACAATCGTTCTGAACAAAACCGAATCGGTTCATCATCATACCTCATTACCAAGTCGAAGTGCCGAAAACCTTTTTTGGGTAGGTCGCTATTGTGAAAGAACCATGTCGGCAACGAAGTTTCTAAAAATCATTATCAACGTGTTGCACGAAAGTGTGCGATTTGGAGGTGTGTCAAAAGCCGAACACATTGATATTCTGTTGAAAGCCTTGACACATTTAACCTTGACATACCCTGGCTTTTTGGATGAAGAACATGAGCAAATTTTACAAAACCCCTATCCCGAACTTCATAGGCTTGTGTACGATGCCAAAAAGTTGGGTTCGGTGGCTTCGAGTGTCGAATCATTTTTGTATGGTGTAATTGCAGTAAGTGACAAATGGAATCATGATACTTGGCGTATTATCAACCTGATTGAGAATAGTTTGAAAAGAATCAAACGCCCTGAAGAGCCAAGTACCAGCAATGCCACAAGTTTGCAAAAGGTTTTAGATAAATTACATACTCGATTATTCACTTTTTATGGAATTTTATCTGAAACAATGCCCCGAGACAGCGGTTTTTATCTGCTTGAAGCGGGTAAACTCATCGAGCGAATTTTATCAAGAATCAGCATTCTTCGAGCTACCTTTAGTTTTAAAAGTGAAGAAAGCGTAGAAAACGATTTGATAGAAGCAGTGCTTATCAACCACCATTTGTTGGTACATTATCGTTTGCTTTATAAGTCCAATATGAATTTGGAAGCCATGCTCGATATGGTACTTTTAGAAAAGAATTTACCCTATTCGATGACCTACCAGCTTGATGCTTTGTTGGATTGTTTGAGTAAATTACCCAAGCCAATTCAGCCTGATAGGCTTAGCTTGGCCGAAAAAGCAGTATTAGAAGCATCTACCAAAATTAAATTGGCTGATATTGCCGAACTGGTTAATTTTGAACCAGAAAGCCTTTATCGTACAGCTTTGGATACCCTTTTGGCCGAGGTAACATCTTTGCTGAGTTCGGTTACAACGAGCTTGACAAATTTGTATTTTACTCATACCGAAATTCAGCATTCATTTATGGGAAGTCCTGAAAATTTAGAGACTAATGAAATATAAATTGATTCATAAAACTCAGTATCGATACTTTGAAAAAGTAAATAACTACCATAGTTTGGTATGCTTGCAACCACAAACTATGGTAGGACAAATATGTAAAAGCTTTTCATTAGAAATATCACCAAAACCTGCCGATATAACGCAAAGAAAAGACTTTTTTGGTAATATAATACATTATTTTTCGATACATATTCCACACCAAGAATTACAGGTACTAGCTACAAGTGAGATTGAGAGTTTTCCTAAAAAAAATCCATTTTATAGAGATAGTATTTCTGTTGAGCAAGCTCGTGAAATTATCTGGAATACACGGGCGTTAAAAATTGAACTTTTACAATATATTCTGCCTAGCCCATTTATTAATTGGGATGATGAAATTACGCTATTTGCCAAAAGCTGTTTTCCCGAAAATAGACCTTTGTATGAAGGGGTTGCTAACCTTTGTCATAAGATTTTTTCAGAATTTAAGTTTGTTTCTAATTATACAAGCATCTATACGCCAATCAAAACGGTATTGAGAGAACGAAAAGGGGTTTGTCAAGATTTTTCACATTTGGCTATTGCTTGTTTGAGAAGTTTGGGTTTACCTGCCCGTTATGTAAGTGGCTATATCGAAACGCTACCGCCTCCGGGCAAAGCCAAATTACAAGGTACAGATGCTTCGCATGCTTGGATTTCAGTGTATATTCCTCAACTTGGGTGGTGCGAATTTGACCCAACCAACGATATGGTTCCTCAGGAACGACATATTATTACGGCTTATGGACGAGATTACAGTGATGTAGCTCCACTGAAAGGCGTTATTTTTA
The Flectobacillus major DSM 103 DNA segment above includes these coding regions:
- a CDS encoding transglutaminase family protein, translated to MKYKLIHKTQYRYFEKVNNYHSLVCLQPQTMVGQICKSFSLEISPKPADITQRKDFFGNIIHYFSIHIPHQELQVLATSEIESFPKKNPFYRDSISVEQAREIIWNTRALKIELLQYILPSPFINWDDEITLFAKSCFPENRPLYEGVANLCHKIFSEFKFVSNYTSIYTPIKTVLRERKGVCQDFSHLAIACLRSLGLPARYVSGYIETLPPPGKAKLQGTDASHAWISVYIPQLGWCEFDPTNDMVPQERHIITAYGRDYSDVAPLKGVIFSSGRHTLSVSVDVLPVA
- a CDS encoding circularly permuted type 2 ATP-grasp protein, with the translated sequence MITDTTDSLLKSYQQLIDSYDEILDASGQVKPHWRTLFATLEKLGMKELTVRNQEIINKLRENGVTYNVYESPDGLNRPWQLDPIPFLLEKNEWDTISKGLQQRAILLDLMLKDIYGPQHLIKEGILPAELIYDNTGFFRPCNDLKLPSEKQLILYATDIARGPDGRMWVVDNRTQAPSGSGYALENRSVMSKILPELTEGMFVSRLSPFFTSLQQQVSALSNRTKEHPNIVYLTPGPNNETYFEHAYLASYLGYTLVQGDDLVVRDGFVWLKSIDGLERVDVIIRRVDDEWCDPLELREDSRLGVPGLLQAIRSGNVTVLNPPGASVLENSALLSFMHNACRFLLNEELLMPSIATWWCGQPNELQFVLNNLPRLIVKKANRKQVFRSVYGRMLNKEQLANLKNQILKAPHEYVAQEEISLSTTPSLVNGNIEPRLAALRAYLVANGNEYQVMQGGLTRSSAEKGRFVVSNQHGGLSKDTWIVSDTEPVQKDTIVLNKTESVHHHTSLPSRSAENLFWVGRYCERTMSATKFLKIIINVLHESVRFGGVSKAEHIDILLKALTHLTLTYPGFLDEEHEQILQNPYPELHRLVYDAKKLGSVASSVESFLYGVIAVSDKWNHDTWRIINLIENSLKRIKRPEEPSTSNATSLQKVLDKLHTRLFTFYGILSETMPRDSGFYLLEAGKLIERILSRISILRATFSFKSEESVENDLIEAVLINHHLLVHYRLLYKSNMNLEAMLDMVLLEKNLPYSMTYQLDALLDCLSKLPKPIQPDRLSLAEKAVLEASTKIKLADIAELVNFEPESLYRTALDTLLAEVTSLLSSVTTSLTNLYFTHTEIQHSFMGSPENLETNEI